A genomic window from Chanodichthys erythropterus isolate Z2021 chromosome 1, ASM2448905v1, whole genome shotgun sequence includes:
- the fibpa gene encoding fibroblast growth factor (acidic) intracellular binding protein a — protein MSVELDVFVGNTTIMDKEVYQLWLNGYTVNDAVTVRIEGGVMEECEASAEVLLSDTMDQYRTFQMCERLLHHPAKLANQLLFQIPPDRQAMLIERYYAFDDLFVREVLGKKLSKGTKKDLDDVSTKTGITLKSCRRQFDNFKRVFKVVEELKGPLVENIRQHFLLPDQLARDYAAIVFFANNRFETGKKKLQYLTFQDFAFCAGQLINNWTLGAVDNMMEDMDVDLDKEFLQDLKDLKILITDKDLLDQHKSLVCTALRGKTNVFNEMEANFKNLSRGLVNIAAKLINAKDVRDFFIDLVEKFIEPCRSDKWTLVDVNLYLTHYTNSAHILDTFKHHAVWTRYMGVIKSCILRMYHE, from the exons ATGTCTGTGGAGCTGGATGTATTTGTTGGAAACACCACCATTATGGACAAAGAGGTGTATCAACTGTGGTTGAATGGATATACAG TGAACGATGCAGTGACGGTGCGGATAGAAGGAGGTGTAATGGAGGAGTGTGAGGCGAGTGCAGAAGTGTTGCTCAGTGACACCATGGACCAGTACAGAACTTTCCAGATGTGCGAGAGACTTTTACACCACCCAGCTAAACTAGCCAATCAGCTTCTGTTTCAGATACCGCCAGACCGACAAGCCATGCTCATTGAACG GTATTATGCTTTTGATGATTTGTTTGTTCGAGAGGTCCTGGGAAAAAAACTCTCCAAAGGAACAAAAAAAGACCTTGATGATGTTAGTACAAAGACAGGCATTACGCTGAAGAGCTGCAGAAGACAG TTTGACAACTTCAAGCGAGTGTTCAAAGTGGTGGAAGAACTCAAGGGCCCCCTTGTGGAAAACATACGGCAACACTTTCTGCTACCTGATCAATTAGCAAG AGACTATGCTGCAATAGTGTTCTTTGCCAATAATCGTTTTGAGACGGGGAAGAAAAAGTTGCAGTATCTAACCTTCCAAGACTTCGCCTTCTGTGCTGGGCAGCTCATCAACAACTGGACTCTAGGAGCTGTGG ATAACATGATGGAGGACATGGATGTAGATCTGGATAAGGAATTCCTTCAAGACCTCAAAGACCTCAAAATTCTAATCACAGACAAGGATCTCTTAGACCAACACAAAAG TTTAGTGTGCACTGCTCTGCGGGGTAAAACTAATGTCTTCAACGAGATGGAAGCCAATTTTAAG AATCTCTCAAGGGGCCTTGTAAATATCGCTGCCAAGTTAATCAACGCAAAAGATGTCCGCGATTTCTTCATTGACCTTGTTGAAAAG TTTATTGAACCTTGTCGATCAGACAAATGGACATTAGTGGACGTGAACCTCTACCTTACTCATTATACTAACTCGGCACATATCCTTGACACCTTCAA gCATCATGCTGTCTGGACCAGGTACATGGGAGTTATTAAGAGTTGCATCCTTAGAATGTACCATGAGTAA